Proteins encoded in a region of the Streptomyces sp. NBC_01298 genome:
- the efp gene encoding elongation factor P has translation MASTNDLKNGMVLKLDGGQLWSVVEFQHVKPGKGPAFVRTKLKSVMSGKVVDKTFNAGTKVETATIDRRDMQFSYMDGEYFVFMDMEDFDQLMVDKKAVGDAANFLIEGFTASVARHEGEVLYVELPAAVELTIEHTDPGVQGDRSTGGTKPATLETGHEIQVPLFINTGEKIKVDTRTSDYLGRVNS, from the coding sequence GTGGCTTCCACGAACGACCTCAAGAACGGCATGGTGCTGAAGCTCGACGGGGGCCAGCTCTGGTCCGTCGTCGAGTTCCAGCACGTCAAGCCCGGCAAGGGCCCGGCCTTCGTGCGCACCAAGCTGAAGAGCGTCATGTCCGGCAAGGTCGTCGACAAGACGTTCAACGCCGGCACCAAGGTCGAGACGGCCACCATCGACCGCCGCGACATGCAGTTCTCCTACATGGACGGCGAGTACTTCGTCTTCATGGACATGGAGGACTTCGACCAGCTGATGGTCGACAAGAAGGCCGTCGGTGACGCCGCCAACTTCCTGATCGAGGGCTTCACCGCCTCCGTGGCCCGCCACGAGGGCGAGGTGCTCTACGTCGAGCTCCCGGCCGCCGTCGAGCTGACCATCGAGCACACGGACCCGGGCGTCCAGGGCGACCGCTCCACCGGTGGCACCAAGCCGGCGACGCTGGAGACGGGCCACGAGATCCAGGTCCCGCTCTTCATCAACACCGGCGAGAAGATCAAGGTCGACACCCGCACCAGCGACTACCTCGGCCGGGTGAACAGCTAA
- a CDS encoding shikimate kinase, with translation MGSGKSTVGELIAQRLGVAYRDTDADIVAAQGREISDIFIDEGEPHFRELERAAVAAAVAGHEGVLALGGGAVLDEKTRELLAGLPVAYLSMDVEEAVKRVGLGAARPLLAVNPRRQWRDLMEARRPLYTEVARVVVATDARTPEEVAQAVLDALELKNA, from the coding sequence ATGGGGTCCGGCAAGTCCACCGTGGGCGAGCTGATCGCCCAGCGGCTCGGAGTCGCCTACCGGGACACCGACGCCGACATCGTCGCGGCCCAGGGCCGGGAGATCTCCGACATCTTCATCGACGAGGGCGAGCCCCACTTCCGTGAGCTGGAGCGGGCGGCGGTCGCCGCCGCCGTCGCCGGCCACGAGGGGGTCCTCGCCCTGGGCGGCGGCGCCGTCCTCGACGAGAAGACGCGCGAACTGCTGGCCGGGCTGCCCGTCGCCTACCTCTCGATGGACGTCGAGGAAGCCGTCAAGCGCGTGGGCCTCGGCGCCGCGCGCCCGCTGCTCGCCGTCAACCCGCGCCGCCAGTGGCGCGATCTGATGGAGGCCCGGCGCCCCCTGTACACCGAAGTCGCGCGCGTCGTGGTGGCCACGGACGCCCGCACCCCCGAAGAGGTCGCCCAGGCGGTCCTCGACGCTCTGGAGTTGAAGAACGCATGA
- a CDS encoding aspartate carbamoyltransferase catalytic subunit has product MKRHLISAADLTRDDAVLILDTAEEMARVADRPIKKLPTLRGRTICNLFFEDSTRTRISFEAAEKRLSADVINFAAKGSSVSKGESLKDTAQTLEAMGVDAVVIRHHASGAPYRLATSGWIDAPVINAGDGTHEHPTQALLDAFTMRRRLVGKDAGLGKDLNGRRITIVGDVLHSRVARSNVQLLHTLGAEVTLVAPPTLVPVGVEAWPCEISYSLDAVLPKSDAVMMLRVQRERMNAAFFPTEREYSRRYGLDGARMARMPEHAIVMHPGPMVRGMEITAEVADSERCTVIEQVTNGVSIRMAVLYLLLGGSEPAVTTTSTPRTEESK; this is encoded by the coding sequence ATGAAGCGCCACCTCATCTCGGCCGCCGATCTCACGCGCGACGACGCCGTCCTGATCCTCGACACCGCCGAGGAGATGGCCCGAGTCGCGGACCGGCCGATCAAGAAGCTGCCCACCCTGCGCGGCCGCACGATCTGCAACCTCTTCTTCGAGGACTCGACCCGTACCCGGATCTCCTTCGAGGCCGCCGAGAAGCGCCTCTCCGCCGATGTCATCAACTTCGCGGCCAAGGGTTCCAGCGTCTCCAAGGGCGAGTCCCTCAAGGACACCGCCCAGACCCTGGAGGCCATGGGCGTCGACGCGGTCGTCATCCGCCACCACGCCTCCGGCGCCCCGTACCGCCTCGCCACCTCCGGCTGGATCGACGCCCCGGTGATCAACGCGGGCGACGGCACCCACGAGCACCCCACCCAGGCCCTGCTCGACGCCTTCACCATGCGCCGCCGCCTGGTCGGCAAGGACGCCGGGCTCGGCAAGGACCTGAACGGCCGCCGGATCACCATCGTCGGCGACGTCCTGCACAGCCGGGTCGCCCGCTCCAACGTCCAGCTGCTCCACACCCTCGGCGCCGAGGTCACCCTGGTGGCCCCGCCCACCCTGGTCCCGGTCGGCGTCGAGGCCTGGCCGTGCGAGATCTCGTACAGCCTGGACGCGGTACTGCCGAAGTCCGACGCCGTCATGATGCTGCGGGTGCAGCGCGAGCGGATGAACGCCGCCTTCTTCCCGACCGAGCGCGAGTACTCCCGCCGCTACGGCCTGGACGGCGCCAGGATGGCCCGCATGCCCGAGCACGCCATCGTCATGCACCCCGGCCCGATGGTCCGCGGTATGGAGATCACCGCCGAGGTCGCCGACTCGGAGCGCTGCACGGTCATCGAGCAGGTCACCAACGGCGTCTCGATCCGCATGGCCGTCCTGTACCTGCTGCTCGGAGGCTCCGAGCCCGCCGTCACCACCACCAGCACGCCCCGCACCGAGGAGAGCAAGTAA
- a CDS encoding dihydroorotase encodes MSKILIRGAKVLGGDVQDVLIDGETIAAVGTGLDAGDAVVIEAAGQVLLPGLVDLHTHLREPGREDSETVLTGTRAAASGGYTAVFAMANTFPVADTAGVVEQVWRLGKESGYCDVQPIGAVTVGLEGKQLSELGAMHESAARVTVFSDDGKCVDDAVIMRRALEYVKAFGGVVAQHAQEPRLTEGAQMNEGIVSAELGLGGWPAVAEESVIARDVLLAEHVGSRVHICHLSTAGSVEIIRWAKSRGIDVTAEVTPHHLLLTDELVRSYNPVYKVNPPLRTERDVLALREALADGTIDIVATDHAPHPHEDKDCEWAAAAMGMVGLETALSVVQQTMVETGLLDWAGVAERMSFAPARIGGLPNHGRPVSAGEPANLTLVDTSYRGVVDPAHFASRSRNTPYEGRELPGRVTHTFLRGRATVVDGTLA; translated from the coding sequence ATGAGCAAGATCCTTATCCGTGGCGCGAAGGTACTCGGTGGCGACGTCCAGGACGTCCTGATCGACGGCGAGACCATCGCCGCCGTGGGCACCGGCCTCGACGCCGGCGACGCAGTCGTCATCGAGGCCGCGGGCCAGGTCCTCCTCCCCGGCCTCGTCGACCTCCACACCCACCTGCGCGAGCCCGGCCGCGAGGACTCCGAGACCGTCCTCACCGGCACCCGCGCCGCCGCCTCCGGCGGCTACACCGCCGTCTTCGCCATGGCCAACACCTTCCCCGTCGCCGACACCGCGGGCGTCGTCGAGCAGGTGTGGCGCCTGGGCAAGGAGTCCGGCTACTGCGACGTCCAGCCCATCGGCGCCGTCACCGTCGGCCTGGAGGGCAAGCAGCTCTCCGAGCTCGGCGCCATGCACGAGTCCGCCGCCCGCGTCACCGTCTTCTCCGACGACGGCAAGTGCGTGGACGACGCGGTCATCATGCGCCGCGCCCTGGAGTACGTGAAGGCCTTCGGCGGCGTCGTCGCCCAGCACGCCCAGGAGCCCCGCCTCACCGAGGGCGCCCAGATGAACGAGGGCATCGTCTCCGCCGAGCTCGGCCTCGGCGGCTGGCCGGCCGTCGCCGAGGAATCGGTGATCGCCCGCGACGTGCTGCTCGCCGAGCACGTCGGCTCCCGCGTCCACATCTGCCACCTCTCCACCGCCGGATCCGTCGAGATCATCCGCTGGGCCAAGTCCCGCGGCATCGACGTCACCGCCGAGGTCACCCCGCACCACCTGCTCCTCACCGACGAGCTCGTGCGCTCGTACAACCCGGTCTACAAGGTCAACCCGCCGCTGCGCACCGAGCGCGACGTGCTGGCCCTGCGCGAGGCGCTCGCCGACGGCACGATCGACATCGTCGCCACCGACCACGCCCCGCACCCGCACGAGGACAAGGACTGCGAGTGGGCCGCCGCCGCCATGGGCATGGTGGGCCTGGAGACCGCGCTCTCCGTCGTCCAGCAGACGATGGTGGAGACCGGACTGCTCGACTGGGCGGGCGTCGCCGAACGCATGTCCTTCGCCCCGGCGCGCATCGGCGGTCTTCCGAACCACGGACGCCCCGTCTCGGCAGGTGAACCCGCGAACCTGACCTTGGTCGATACCTCGTACCGTGGTGTCGTGGACCCCGCACACTTCGCCTCCCGCAGCCGCAACACGCCTTACGAGGGCCGTGAGCTGCCGGGGCGCGTCACTCACACCTTCCTGCGGGGCCGGGCAACGGTCGTGGACGGGACACTGGCGTGA
- the nusB gene encoding transcription antitermination factor NusB, with amino-acid sequence MAARSNARKRAFQILFEADQRGVSVREVLADWVRHSRSDTDRQPAVNEFTMELVEGYADKVDRIDDLIATYAVDWDLDRMPVVDRNIVRLGAYELIWVDGTPDAVAIDEAVELAKEFSTDESPSFVNGLLGRFKDLKPKLRRSES; translated from the coding sequence GTGGCTGCCCGGAGCAACGCGCGCAAGCGCGCTTTCCAGATCCTGTTCGAGGCCGACCAGCGCGGGGTCTCCGTGCGCGAGGTCCTCGCGGACTGGGTCCGCCACTCGCGGTCGGACACCGACCGTCAGCCCGCGGTGAACGAGTTCACCATGGAACTCGTCGAGGGGTACGCCGACAAGGTGGACCGCATCGACGATCTGATCGCCACCTACGCCGTGGACTGGGACCTCGACCGCATGCCGGTCGTGGACCGGAACATCGTGCGTCTCGGTGCCTACGAGCTGATCTGGGTCGACGGCACCCCGGACGCCGTGGCCATCGACGAGGCCGTCGAGCTGGCCAAGGAGTTCTCCACGGACGAGTCGCCCTCGTTCGTGAACGGGCTGCTCGGCCGCTTCAAGGACCTCAAGCCGAAGCTGCGCCGCAGCGAGAGCTGA
- the pyrR gene encoding bifunctional pyr operon transcriptional regulator/uracil phosphoribosyltransferase PyrR, giving the protein MDTQHDRHDQQDQKTAADVMRPVLEAQDIARVLTRIAHEIVERAKGADDVVLLGIPTRGVFLARRLAAKLEEITGTKIPVGSLDITMYRDDLRMKPARAIGRTEIPGDDIDGRLVVLVDDVLFSGRTIRAALDALGDLGRPRAVQLAVLVDRGHRELPIRADYVGKNLPTSLRENVQVQVQEEDGRDAVLLGQRTDRAAVGQ; this is encoded by the coding sequence ATGGACACCCAGCACGACCGGCACGACCAGCAGGATCAGAAAACAGCCGCGGATGTCATGCGCCCCGTTCTCGAAGCGCAGGACATCGCCCGTGTTCTGACCCGCATCGCCCACGAGATCGTCGAACGCGCCAAGGGCGCCGACGACGTGGTGCTCCTCGGCATTCCCACCCGCGGTGTCTTCCTCGCCCGCCGGCTGGCCGCCAAGCTCGAAGAGATCACCGGCACGAAGATCCCGGTCGGCTCCCTCGACATCACCATGTACCGCGACGACCTGCGGATGAAGCCGGCCCGCGCCATCGGCCGCACCGAGATTCCCGGCGACGACATCGACGGCCGCCTGGTCGTCCTCGTCGACGACGTTCTCTTCTCCGGCCGCACCATCCGCGCCGCCCTCGACGCCCTCGGCGACCTCGGCCGCCCCCGCGCCGTGCAGCTGGCGGTCCTCGTCGACCGCGGCCACCGCGAACTGCCGATCCGCGCCGACTACGTCGGCAAGAACCTCCCCACGTCGCTGCGGGAGAACGTCCAGGTCCAGGTCCAGGAGGAGGACGGCCGCGACGCCGTGCTGCTCGGCCAGCGGACCGACCGGGCAGCCGTCGGGCAGTAG
- a CDS encoding PH-like domain-containing protein: MTPAVIQLAAEAAERQSAEVTDWGARIAWVIGLLVFIAFVYWLMRQGWKWRGTLQSDLPELPAAPGGLPEHRLALTGRYHGSTTAGQWLDRIVSHGLGVRSRVELTLTDAGLDVVRPGATDFFVPAAQLRGARLDKGIAGKVLTEGGLLVVTWAHGDRLIDSGFRSDRAAEHAAWVEAINDMNHSITTTEGAER, from the coding sequence GTGACACCTGCAGTAATCCAACTGGCCGCCGAGGCCGCCGAACGACAGTCGGCGGAGGTGACGGACTGGGGCGCCCGCATCGCGTGGGTGATCGGTCTGCTCGTCTTCATCGCCTTCGTGTACTGGCTGATGCGGCAGGGCTGGAAATGGCGCGGCACCCTGCAGAGCGATCTGCCGGAGCTGCCCGCCGCCCCCGGCGGTCTCCCCGAGCACCGGCTGGCCCTGACCGGCCGGTACCACGGGTCCACCACCGCCGGGCAGTGGCTCGACCGGATCGTCTCCCACGGACTGGGCGTCCGCAGCCGGGTCGAGCTCACGCTCACCGACGCGGGCCTCGACGTGGTCCGTCCGGGTGCCACCGACTTCTTCGTACCGGCCGCGCAGCTGCGCGGCGCCCGCCTCGACAAGGGAATCGCGGGCAAGGTACTCACCGAAGGCGGTCTCCTCGTCGTCACATGGGCGCACGGCGACAGGCTGATCGACTCCGGATTCCGCTCCGACCGCGCGGCCGAACACGCCGCTTGGGTCGAAGCGATCAACGACATGAACCACTCAATCACCACGACGGAAGGCGCCGAACGATGA
- the aroC gene encoding chorismate synthase, translating to MSRLRWLTAGESHGPALVATLEGLPAGVPVTTELVAEHLARRRLGYGRGARMKFEQDEITFLGGVRHGLSQGSPVAVMIGNTEWPKWETVMSADPVDPSLLKETGRNAALTRPRPGHADLAGMQKYGFSEARPILERASARETAARVALGAIARSFIKEVAGIEIVSHVVELAAAKAPYGVYPTPADVEKLDADPVRCLDADASKQMVAEIDQAHKDGDTLGGVVEVLAYGVPVGLGSHVHWDRRLDARLAAALMGIQAIKGVEVGDGFDLARVPGSQAHDEIVSTPEGLKRTTGRSGGTEGGLTTGELLRVRAAMKPIATVPKALATVDVATGEATVAHHQRSDVCAVPAAGIVAEAMVALVLADAVVEKFGGDSVPETRRNVRSYLDNLQIR from the coding sequence TTGAGCAGGTTGCGTTGGCTGACGGCCGGAGAATCCCACGGCCCGGCTCTGGTGGCGACGCTGGAGGGGCTTCCCGCCGGCGTTCCGGTCACCACGGAGCTGGTGGCCGAACACCTGGCCCGGCGCCGGCTCGGCTACGGCCGTGGTGCCCGGATGAAGTTCGAGCAGGACGAGATCACCTTCCTCGGCGGTGTCCGGCACGGTCTGTCGCAGGGTTCTCCGGTGGCCGTGATGATCGGGAACACGGAGTGGCCGAAGTGGGAGACCGTCATGTCGGCGGACCCGGTGGATCCCTCGTTGCTCAAGGAGACCGGCCGTAACGCGGCGCTGACCCGGCCGCGGCCGGGTCACGCCGACCTGGCGGGCATGCAGAAGTACGGCTTCTCGGAGGCCCGGCCGATCCTGGAGCGCGCCAGCGCGCGTGAGACCGCGGCGCGTGTGGCTCTGGGTGCGATCGCGCGGTCCTTCATCAAGGAGGTCGCGGGCATCGAGATCGTTTCCCACGTGGTGGAGCTGGCGGCCGCGAAGGCCCCGTACGGCGTGTACCCGACGCCCGCCGATGTCGAGAAGCTCGACGCGGATCCGGTGCGCTGCCTGGACGCGGACGCGTCGAAGCAGATGGTCGCGGAGATCGATCAGGCCCACAAGGACGGTGACACCCTCGGTGGCGTCGTCGAGGTTCTGGCTTACGGGGTGCCCGTGGGTCTGGGCTCGCACGTGCACTGGGACCGCCGCCTGGACGCGCGTCTGGCGGCGGCGCTCATGGGCATCCAGGCCATCAAGGGCGTCGAGGTCGGTGACGGCTTCGACCTGGCCCGTGTGCCCGGCTCGCAGGCGCACGACGAGATCGTGTCCACGCCCGAGGGCCTCAAGCGCACCACCGGCCGCTCCGGCGGCACTGAGGGCGGTCTGACCACCGGTGAACTGCTGCGCGTGCGTGCCGCGATGAAGCCGATCGCGACCGTGCCGAAGGCCCTCGCGACGGTGGACGTGGCCACCGGCGAGGCGACCGTGGCGCACCACCAGCGCTCGGACGTGTGCGCCGTGCCGGCCGCGGGCATCGTGGCGGAGGCCATGGTCGCTCTGGTGCTGGCCGACGCGGTCGTGGAGAAGTTCGGTGGCGACTCGGTTCCCGAGACCCGCCGCAACGTGCGGTCGTACCTCGACAACCTGCAGATCCGGTGA
- a CDS encoding AAA family ATPase: protein MHQGVGGGGWEPPGSRHPAAPAQPPAAPAAGWPASSMPPAPSTPAAPPALPSPPDGFTGHVPLPPAAPGTGGATLAVLLIGPAGAGKTTVARHWAGTRPVPTAHISLDDVREWVCSGFADPQAGWNDHSEAQYRLARRTCGFAARNFLANGISCILDDAVFPDRPVVGLGGWKRHVGPALLPVVLLPGLEIVLERNAARSGNRRLSDEEVARIHGRMAGWYGSGLPIIDNSHLDVEGTARALDETLARVIAQPAY, encoded by the coding sequence ATGCACCAAGGAGTGGGAGGCGGGGGCTGGGAGCCGCCGGGGAGTCGACACCCGGCGGCGCCCGCGCAGCCGCCGGCAGCGCCGGCGGCGGGCTGGCCCGCGTCTTCCATGCCGCCCGCACCTTCCACGCCCGCGGCGCCCCCGGCCCTGCCGAGTCCGCCGGACGGGTTCACCGGGCACGTCCCGCTGCCGCCCGCCGCCCCCGGCACCGGCGGCGCCACCCTCGCGGTCCTGCTGATCGGCCCCGCGGGTGCCGGCAAGACCACGGTGGCCCGCCACTGGGCCGGCACCCGGCCCGTCCCCACCGCGCACATCAGCCTGGACGACGTACGGGAATGGGTGTGCTCCGGCTTCGCGGACCCGCAGGCCGGCTGGAACGACCACTCCGAGGCGCAGTACCGCCTTGCCCGCCGCACCTGCGGCTTCGCCGCCCGGAACTTCCTGGCCAACGGGATCTCGTGCATCCTCGACGACGCCGTGTTCCCGGACCGGCCGGTGGTGGGTCTCGGCGGCTGGAAGCGGCACGTGGGGCCCGCGCTGCTGCCGGTCGTGCTGCTGCCCGGCCTGGAGATCGTCCTGGAGCGCAACGCCGCCCGCTCGGGGAACCGGCGCCTCTCCGACGAGGAGGTCGCGCGGATCCACGGCCGCATGGCCGGCTGGTACGGCTCCGGCCTGCCGATCATCGACAACTCCCACCTCGACGTCGAGGGCACCGCCCGCGCCCTGGACGAGACCCTGGCCCGCGTCATTGCGCAGCCCGCCTACTGA
- the aroB gene encoding 3-dehydroquinate synthase has product MTDQVTRIQVGASAGHDAYEVLVGRQLLGELGSLIGTKAQRVAVIHPEALASTGEALRDDLAAQGYEAVAIQVPNAEEAKTAEVAAYCWKALGQSGFTRSDVVVGVGGGSTTDLAGFVAASWLRGVRWIAVPTTILAMVDAAVGGKTGINTAEGKNLVGAFHPPAGVLCDLAALDSLPVNDYVSGLAEIIKAGFISDPVILDLIEADPEAARTPAGPHTAELICRSIQVKADVVSSDLKESGLREILNYGHTLAHAIEKNERYKWRHGAAVSIGMVFAAELGRLAGRLDDATADRHKAVLASVGLPLTYRGDQWPKLLETMKLDKKSRGDLLRFIVLDGLAKPTVLEGPDPAVLVAAFGEVTA; this is encoded by the coding sequence ATGACAGACCAGGTGACGCGGATCCAGGTCGGCGCGAGCGCCGGGCACGACGCGTACGAGGTGCTGGTGGGCCGGCAGCTGCTCGGCGAGCTCGGCTCCCTGATCGGTACGAAGGCCCAGCGGGTCGCCGTCATCCACCCCGAGGCCCTCGCCTCGACCGGTGAGGCGCTGCGGGACGACCTCGCCGCGCAGGGGTACGAGGCCGTCGCCATCCAGGTGCCGAACGCCGAAGAGGCCAAGACGGCCGAGGTGGCGGCGTACTGCTGGAAGGCGCTGGGCCAGTCCGGCTTCACCCGCAGCGACGTCGTCGTCGGCGTCGGCGGGGGATCCACCACGGACCTCGCGGGCTTCGTCGCGGCCTCCTGGCTGCGCGGGGTGCGCTGGATCGCCGTCCCGACCACCATCCTGGCGATGGTGGACGCGGCCGTCGGCGGCAAGACCGGCATCAACACCGCCGAGGGCAAGAACCTCGTCGGCGCCTTCCACCCGCCGGCCGGTGTGCTCTGCGACCTGGCGGCGCTGGACTCGCTGCCGGTCAACGACTACGTCAGCGGTCTCGCCGAGATCATCAAGGCCGGATTCATCTCCGACCCGGTGATCCTCGACCTGATCGAGGCGGACCCCGAGGCGGCGCGCACGCCGGCCGGCCCGCACACGGCCGAGCTGATCTGCCGCTCCATCCAGGTCAAGGCCGACGTGGTCTCCAGCGACCTCAAGGAGTCGGGCCTGCGGGAGATCCTCAACTACGGGCACACCCTCGCGCACGCCATCGAGAAGAACGAGCGCTACAAGTGGCGCCACGGCGCGGCCGTCTCGATCGGCATGGTCTTCGCCGCCGAACTCGGCCGGCTCGCGGGCCGGCTCGACGACGCGACGGCCGACCGGCACAAGGCCGTCCTGGCTTCGGTGGGGCTTCCGCTGACCTACCGCGGCGACCAGTGGCCCAAGCTGCTGGAGACCATGAAGCTCGACAAGAAGTCCCGGGGCGACCTGCTGCGCTTCATCGTCCTGGACGGGCTGGCCAAGCCGACCGTGCTGGAGGGTCCCGACCCGGCCGTCCTGGTGGCGGCCTTCGGCGAGGTCACGGCCTGA
- a CDS encoding aminopeptidase P family protein, translating into MSDVYAARRGLLRDRCAAAGNAAALITRPANVRYLSGASPLGAVLLVGPGGEDMLFCAGQPTGEADEGRLDEHLRLSVLAGPGADPAVAAADAASLARADSLAVEEHHLTVGRHRALSSVAPGLRLADLGTAVEQQRLVKDEEEIACLRIAAEIADQALGELLESILVGRTERHLALELERRLVDHGADGPAFPTSVGTGPYSGRSRHRPSDRRVEEGDFLSVCLGANYRGYRCEIGRTFVIGTTPADWQIELYDLVFAAQRAGREALLPGAAYRDVDHAARSVLDSAGHGEALAAWTGHGVGLEIDEDPQLAPTAMGKLDACVPVTVEPGVHLPGRGGVRIDDTLVVRPEADGGPELLTITTKELLAL; encoded by the coding sequence ATGTCAGACGTGTACGCGGCCCGCCGGGGCCTGCTTCGCGACCGCTGTGCGGCCGCCGGAAACGCCGCCGCACTCATCACGCGTCCGGCGAACGTCCGTTACCTCTCCGGGGCGTCGCCGCTGGGCGCGGTCCTGCTGGTGGGCCCGGGCGGTGAGGACATGCTGTTCTGTGCCGGACAGCCCACCGGGGAGGCCGACGAGGGACGGCTCGACGAGCACCTGCGGCTCTCGGTACTGGCCGGACCCGGCGCGGATCCCGCCGTCGCGGCGGCCGACGCGGCCTCCCTCGCCCGCGCCGATTCCCTCGCCGTCGAGGAACACCACCTCACCGTCGGCCGGCACCGCGCCCTGAGCTCGGTGGCGCCCGGGCTGCGCCTGGCGGACCTGGGGACCGCCGTGGAACAACAGCGCCTCGTCAAGGACGAGGAGGAGATCGCCTGCCTGCGGATCGCCGCCGAGATCGCCGACCAGGCCCTCGGGGAGCTGCTGGAATCGATCCTGGTGGGCCGCACCGAACGGCACCTCGCCCTGGAGCTGGAACGCCGCCTCGTGGACCACGGCGCCGACGGACCGGCCTTCCCGACCTCCGTCGGCACCGGGCCGTATTCCGGCCGCTCCCGGCACCGGCCTTCGGACAGGCGGGTCGAGGAGGGTGATTTCCTCTCCGTCTGTCTCGGCGCGAACTACCGGGGCTACCGCTGCGAGATCGGCCGCACCTTCGTGATCGGCACGACCCCGGCGGACTGGCAGATCGAGCTCTACGACCTGGTCTTCGCCGCTCAGCGGGCGGGCCGGGAGGCCCTGCTGCCCGGGGCCGCGTACCGCGATGTGGATCACGCGGCCCGCTCCGTCCTCGACTCCGCAGGTCACGGCGAGGCCCTCGCGGCGTGGACCGGACACGGAGTCGGTCTCGAAATCGACGAGGACCCGCAGCTTGCACCTACGGCCATGGGTAAACTGGACGCTTGCGTGCCGGTCACCGTCGAACCGGGGGTTCACCTCCCTGGCCGGGGTGGTGTCCGGATCGATGACACGCTCGTCGTACGCCCCGAGGCGGACGGCGGTCCCGAGCTACTCACCATTACGACCAAGGAGCTGCTCGCGCTCTAG
- the bldD gene encoding transcriptional regulator BldD — MSSEYAKQLGAKLRAIRTQQGLSLHGVEEKSQGRWKAVVVGSYERGDRAVTVQRLAELADFYGVPVQELLPGTTPGGAAEPPPKLRLDLERLAHVPAEKAGPLQRYAATIQSQRGDYNGKVLSIRQDDLRTLAVIYDQSPSVLTEQLISWGVLDADARRAVAHEDI, encoded by the coding sequence ATGTCCAGCGAATACGCCAAACAGCTCGGGGCCAAGCTCCGCGCCATCCGCACCCAGCAGGGCCTTTCCCTCCATGGTGTCGAGGAGAAGTCCCAGGGCCGGTGGAAGGCCGTGGTGGTCGGTTCTTACGAGCGCGGAGACCGCGCCGTGACCGTCCAGCGTCTTGCCGAGCTGGCGGACTTCTACGGGGTGCCCGTGCAGGAACTGCTGCCCGGTACCACCCCCGGCGGAGCGGCCGAGCCGCCGCCGAAGCTGCGCCTGGACCTGGAGCGCCTCGCCCACGTCCCCGCCGAGAAGGCCGGCCCGCTGCAGCGTTACGCGGCGACCATCCAGAGCCAGCGCGGCGACTACAACGGCAAGGTGCTCTCGATCCGCCAGGACGACCTGCGCACCCTCGCCGTCATCTACGACCAGTCGCCCTCGGTCCTGACCGAGCAGCTCATCAGCTGGGGCGTACTGGACGCGGACGCGCGTCGTGCGGTGGCGCACGAGGACATCTAG